In Pseudophryne corroboree isolate aPseCor3 chromosome 7, aPseCor3.hap2, whole genome shotgun sequence, a single window of DNA contains:
- the LOC134945643 gene encoding uncharacterized protein LOC134945643: protein MALTSGLFQCNDPKTWQRVSDVYWDVVASKGAKQSRLLELDKWYQKELPSCITARPEKSLTRDELVKLMEWKLQRGKFRPRLQQMASSNPESVVESCTRKAFQLLPNVSAAISELCQLKGIGPATASAVLAAGAPELTAFMADEAVESVPGLSPIQYNLKHYLRYLEELRRKSESLNTASGEKWTPHRVELCLWTWKVAQKLCPNLLSSLEDEEERPLKKLKTKQ from the exons atggcgctgacatCCGGCCTCTTTCAGTGCAACGATCCTAAAACGTGGCAGCGTGTCTCGGATGTTTACTGGGATGTCGTGGCTTCGAAGGGGGCCAAACAAAGTCGGTTACTAGAGCTGGACAAATG GTATCAGAAGGAGCTGCCTTCCTGCATTACCGCTCGGCCTGAGAAGTCACTAACACGGGATGAGCTGGTGAAACTGATGGAGTGGAAGTTACAG AGAGGGAAGTTCCGTCCTCGCTTGCAGCAGATGGCGTCCTCTAACCCGGAGAGCGTGGTAGAGAGCTGCACCAGGAAAGCCTTCCAGCTCCTGCCCAACGTGTCCGCAGCCATCAGTGAGCTCTGCCAGTTGAAGGGCATCGGGCCCGCCACTGCGTCAG CAGTTCTGGCTGCTGGCGCCCCAGAGCTGACGGCTTTTATGGCAGATGAGGCGGTGGAGAGTGTCCCTGGTCTGTCTCCCATCCAGTACAACCTGAAACATTACCTGAGATACCTGGAGGAATTACGCCGGAAGTCTGAGTCTCTgaacacag CATCAGGGGAGAAGTGGACACCGCACCGCGTGGAGCTGTGTCTGTGGACGTGGAAAGTGGCGCAGAAGCTTTGCCCCAACCTCTTGTCATCCCTGGAAGATGAGGAAGAAAGGCCGCTCAAAAAACTGAAGACCAAGCAGTGA